The Psychrobacillus sp. FSL K6-2836 nucleotide sequence TTTTGTTTCATTTTCGTTATATTAACAGTGATATCAGCATCACGAGTATTTTCCCCAACGATCATACCTTCGTAAATCTCAGTACCTGGTTCAAGGAATAATGTCCCGCGATCTTCCACTTGCATCATACCATAAGTTGTTGCTTTACCAGTTTCCATTGATACAAGAACACCTTGGTGACGTCCTCCAACACGACCGGAAACTACTGGTTGATAGCTATCAAACGTATGGTTAATGATACCGAAACCTTTAGTTAAGGACATGAATTCTGTAGTATATCCAATCAATCCACGAGCTGGCACCATGAAAATTAGACGAACCTGGCCATTACCATTGTTGACCATGTCAATCATTTCACCTTTACGTGTACCCATTGATTCAATAATAGAGCCTACAGCGTCTTCTGGCACGTCAATTTGCACTCTTTCGATTGGCTCGCATTTTTTACCATCAATTTCACGGATAATAACTTTTGGTTTAGAAACCTGTAACTCGTAACCTTCACGACGCATGTTTTCGATTAAAATCGACAAATGAAGCTCTCCACGACCAGAAACAGTCCATGCATCTGGAGATTCTGTATCTTCAACACGTAGTGAAACATCCGTTTCTAGTTGAGAACGTAGGCGCTCTTCAATTTTACGTGAAGTAACCCATTTACCTTCGCGTCCAGCAAAAGGAGAATTATTCACTAAGAATGTCATTTGTAGAGTTGGCTCATCAATACGTAACGGAGTTAACGCATCAGGGTGATCTGTAGGACATACTGTTTCACCAACGTTGATTTGTTCCATACCTGACACCGCGATCAAATCTCCAGCTTTAGCCGATTGAATTTCTTCGCGTTTTAAACCGAAGAAACCGAATAATTTTGTAACACGATAGTTCTTAACAGAACCGTCTAATTTCATTAATGAAATTTGTTGCCCAACTTCGATTGTCCCACGGAATACACGACCAATACCGATACGCCCAACATAGTCATTGTAATCTAGTAGTGCTACTTGGAATTGTAATGGCTCATCAGAGTTATCAATTGGTGCTGGAATCGCTGAGATAATCATTTCGAATAGACATTTCATATCTTCTTCTTGTTTAGAAGGATCATCATTTAAAGAAGCAGTCCCATTTACACCTGAAGCATAAACAACTGGGAATTCTAGCTGGTCTTCATCTGCACCTAATTCAATAAACAATTCTAGAACTTCATCTACTACCTCTAATGGACGAGCTGAATCTTTATCTACTTTGTTTACTACTACGATTGGTGTTAATTTTTGTTCTAACGCTTTTTTCAATACAAAACGTGTTTGTGGCATACACCCTTCATAGGCATCGACAACAAGTAAAACGCCATCTACCATTTTTAAAATACGTTCTACTTCTCCACCGAAGTCAGCATGTCCAGGCGTATCAAGGATGTTAATACGTGTCCCATTATAATTGACTGCAGTGTTTTTTGCTAAAATTGTAATACCGCGTTCACGCTCTATATCATTCGAGTCCATGGCTCTCTCATCAACATGTTCATTAGTACGAAAAGTACCTGACTGTTTTAATAATTGGTCGACTAATGTCGTTTTCCCATGGTCAACGTGTGCTATAATTGCAATGTTTCTTAAATCTTGACGTATATTTGTCATATTTCCACTCCATATTCTTTTTTCGAGTCCATAACTGTGTTATTATATCACAAGTGAAACTAAAGTAATATTATTTTTTATCATTTATTTTTGGAGGTAATCATTTTGGCTAATATTAAATGGATTTTCGCACTATATTCCCTAGGTGCGATTTTATCAATGGCACTTATCGGAATTGCTATTGCACTGCGGAATATTCCACTTATTTTTGTATTCCTTATTTTATTGTTCGTTATTATGGGATTTGGTTTCAAAACAAAGAAAAAAATGCGTGACGCAGGTTTGCTATAAATACCTAATCCTCTCCAGCAAAGTTTATTTTGCTGGAGTTTGTTTTAATTGAATATAATCTGTCAATAATTGTTCATGTAATCCTGGTTTAGAAACGATAAAGCTATCAGCATCTAGTAAATCTAGATGTTCAAATGCTAAATTCGTAACAATTGCCCCGACCTCTTTTGCTAATACCATTCCACCAGCTACATCCCAGGGTGATAACCGCATAGAAATATAGGCATCTAACCTTCCAGTGACTACATACGATATTTCGATTGCTGCTGACCCAAGTGATCTAGTACCTCTGACGGTTTTAAGTAATTTCACCATCCCTTCATCCTGTACATATCTATTTGGCACTACCCATCTTGCATTTATGCCAACGACTGCCTCCTCAACTGAGGAAGCGTGTAACTTCGGCAAACGCTTATCATTAAGGTAAGCACCACCATTTAAGGAACCACTTAGCAGAGTATCCTCCATCACATTATATATATACCCTAGGATACCAACCCCATCCTTATATATTCCCAATGATATAGCAAAATTTTGTTTTTGGTGAATGAAATTTGTTGTACCATCTATCGGATCAAGTAACCATACATAGCCGTCTAAATCCTTTATGTCATCACCAAATCCTTCTTCTCCAAATATTCGGTGCCCTGCAAAATCTGCTTTTATATGCTTGATAAAAAATTGTTCCGTCTCTTTATCAATATTAGTAACTAGGTCATTTGCCTCTGACTTCGATTCAATAATGAGTTCAGAAGACAATGAAGTTTTTATGTTATATGCCGCTTCCTTTATTAACGACTTTGCGTATGTATCAAGTTTGTGTATATCCAATCGTCCCACCCCTTCTTAACAACTATGCTTTTAGTATAAAGAAAAAAACACCGGCTGTCTTATCATTAGCAGGTGTTTTTTAAGGTACTCCTATAATTGGAACATTAATCGAGAGCATTGAGTTCCTCCAAAAGCTGGTGAATTTCAGCTAACCGGGTTTTAGAAGCACTTATTTCTTTTTCATTTTTACTCGTCATTGCGTCAAATAAAGTTGCCAACTCATAATCTAACTCCATTTTTAATGTTTGAATTTTTCCTTTTTCCAAGTCTTCTTTACGAATAATATGCACTACCTGTCTCATCACTACCACCCCTTCTTTTTTTATATCGTAATATTCAGAAGATTCTTTATAATAAAATATGCTACCATATAAATAATGTCTACTGAAAAATACTACTTACAAG carries:
- a CDS encoding YlaF family protein; translated protein: MANIKWIFALYSLGAILSMALIGIAIALRNIPLIFVFLILLFVIMGFGFKTKKKMRDAGLL
- a CDS encoding inositol monophosphatase family protein, which codes for MDIHKLDTYAKSLIKEAAYNIKTSLSSELIIESKSEANDLVTNIDKETEQFFIKHIKADFAGHRIFGEEGFGDDIKDLDGYVWLLDPIDGTTNFIHQKQNFAISLGIYKDGVGILGYIYNVMEDTLLSGSLNGGAYLNDKRLPKLHASSVEEAVVGINARWVVPNRYVQDEGMVKLLKTVRGTRSLGSAAIEISYVVTGRLDAYISMRLSPWDVAGGMVLAKEVGAIVTNLAFEHLDLLDADSFIVSKPGLHEQLLTDYIQLKQTPAK
- the typA gene encoding translational GTPase TypA, yielding MTNIRQDLRNIAIIAHVDHGKTTLVDQLLKQSGTFRTNEHVDERAMDSNDIERERGITILAKNTAVNYNGTRINILDTPGHADFGGEVERILKMVDGVLLVVDAYEGCMPQTRFVLKKALEQKLTPIVVVNKVDKDSARPLEVVDEVLELFIELGADEDQLEFPVVYASGVNGTASLNDDPSKQEEDMKCLFEMIISAIPAPIDNSDEPLQFQVALLDYNDYVGRIGIGRVFRGTIEVGQQISLMKLDGSVKNYRVTKLFGFFGLKREEIQSAKAGDLIAVSGMEQINVGETVCPTDHPDALTPLRIDEPTLQMTFLVNNSPFAGREGKWVTSRKIEERLRSQLETDVSLRVEDTESPDAWTVSGRGELHLSILIENMRREGYELQVSKPKVIIREIDGKKCEPIERVQIDVPEDAVGSIIESMGTRKGEMIDMVNNGNGQVRLIFMVPARGLIGYTTEFMSLTKGFGIINHTFDSYQPVVSGRVGGRHQGVLVSMETGKATTYGMMQVEDRGTLFLEPGTEIYEGMIVGENTRDADITVNITKMKQKTNIRSANKDQTNVIKRPRILTLEEAIEYLGDDEYLEITPESIRLRKQILEKNERERVTKKKKNAELE